CGGAATTAATGACCCTGACTCAGTCAACCGTGAGTCAGCATATCGCCGCTTTGGAAAGAGAATTGAACACCCGTTTGCTTGATCGGACCAGCAAGGGGATCTATCTGACCGCCGGTGGGGAGGTGTTTCTCCAGCATGCCCGGCGGGTGCTGGCGGAACTTGACGTCCTGAAGCAGGCGATGGCCGGGTTTCATGGTTTGGAAAACGCCCACCTGACCATAGGAGCCAGTAATATCCCGGCCAATTACCTGGTTCCCAGGTTGTTACCGTTGCTCAATCAGCAGTACCCGGGGATTACCGTGAATATGAAGATCGGCGACAGCCGGGATATGCTCAGCGAGCTGCACAATGGCAAAATTGAACTGGCCATTGTCGGCGCTCGTTTTGATGAAGAGAACTTTTCCTATCAACCGATCCTCAAAGATCGCCTGACCCTGATCGTCGGCCCGGATCATCCGCTGCGGGACAAACAGAAAATCAGCATCAAGGAACTGGTCCGGCAGCCGTTGATCCTGCGTGAAGACGGGTCGGGAACCTATCAAACCCTGCTGAAAGCCTTTGCCGGCGCCGGAATCGACGCCTCTTCATTGCATGTGGTGGCCCGACTCGGCAGCAATGAAGCGGTTCGCCAGGCCGTGTCCGCCGGTTTCGGCTGTGCTTTTGTTTCCGATTTGTCCGTCCGCAGCAATCTGCAACATGGAGAATTGTTCAAGGTAGATGTTCGTGATCTGGTCATTGAGCGAAACATCTGGCTGGTCCGGCTGCTGGAACGGACTCCTTCACCTGCTTCCCTGGCCGTATCCGAACTGTTGCTGCAGATGACGGGAGCGCTCGGAACTCCCCAGGCGGCCGTAAATTAAGATCCTGAACATGTCCACTTCCGATAAATCCTGGCAGCGCCCCGAGGTCCTGTTGTATGTGATGGCGTTTGCCGTGCCTTTAAGCTTTGCCGCATGGCAGGCGCTGCTGAACAATTTTGCTGTCGAACAGGCCGCTTTTACCGGCCGGGAGATCGGCATCCTGCAGTCGCTGCGGGAGATTCCCGGGTTTCTGGCTTTCGCCGTGGTCTATGTGCTGTTGCTGCTGAGTGAACAGCGCCTGGCGCTTCTCGCCCTCGGGCTGCTCGGGATCGGTACGGCCTTGACCGGTTTTTTCCCCAGCGTGATCGGGTTGTACCTGACGACATTGGTGATGTCGACGGGATATCATTATTACGAAACCATGCAGACCTCGCTGACCCAGCAATGGATTCCCAAGGCGCAGGCCGCCGAAACCTTCGGGCGGATCATCGCGGTCAGTTCCCTGGCCGGGATTCTGGCCTTCGCCCTGATCTGGGCCGGGTCGAACCTGTTGCGGATTGACTACCTCTGGCTGTATTTGCTGTTCGGCGGGGTGACCCTGCTGTTTGCACTGGTTGCCGGGGTGCTGTTTCCGCGGTTTCCGCAACATACGGTGCAGCACAAAAAGATGGTGGTGCGCAGTCGTTACTCCCTCTACTATGCGCTGGTTTTCATGTCCGGAGCACGGCGGCAGATTTTTACTGTCTTTGCCGGGTTCCTGATGGTGGAAAAATTTTCCTATTCCGTCAGCGATATCTCACTGCTGTTCCTGTTCAACGGAATTTTAAATGTTTTATTTGCACGGCGGATCGGCCGCATGATCGCCCGGTTCGGGGAGCGGAATACCCTGATCTTTGAATACAGCGGGCTGATCCTGGTGTTTTGCGGTTATGCTCTGGTCAAAAGCGCCTGGCTCGCTGCCGCCCTCTACGTTGTCGACCATCTGTTCTTCGCCCTGGCCATCAGCATCAAGACCTATTTTCAGAAAATCGCCGCGGCCGAAGATATTTCCGCCACCGCCGGGGTCAGCTTTACCATCAATCATATTGCCGCCGTGGGTATTCCGGCTTTGTTCGGACTGATCTGGCTGACCTCCCCGGCCCTGGTGTTTTACATTGGTGCGGGGATGTCCCTGGTGTCCCTGCTGCTGTCCTTGCTGGTTCCCCGCCATCCGCAGCCGGGGCAGGAGACCCGCCTGCAGAAACCGGCCGCGTCGGTTGCCCCGGAACCCGGTCGCCTGCCGGTCTGAACCTCGTCGTTAAGGGGGCGCAGCCGGGGACGCTCTTACGGTAAGGAAAAGTCCACTTGCTGAGTCTGCTCGCCGAGGTGGACGCTGGAGACGGCCGGAGCCGCTTCGGCGATGACTTCGCCGCGGCGGATGACGGCCAGCCGTGGGCCGCGCAGCCGGATCGCCTCAATGGGATCCCGTCCTTGCAAGACCACCATGTCCGCAGAGTTTCCTTCCTTGATTCCATACCCGTTTAATCCCATGGTTTGCGCCGGACGGCTGGTCACCGCAGCGAACAGCTCGTTCATCTCGGCAATGCCGCTCATGTGCAGAGCATGGATGCCCATATGGGCGACCTCCAGCATGTCGTGACTGCCGAGGGGATACCAGGGATCGACCACGTCGTCATGGCCGAGGCAGACGTTGATCCCTTGCGCCAGCAGTTCCTTGACCCGGGTCAGGCCGCGGCGTTTCGGGTAGGTGTCCTGGCGGCCCTGCAGCACCATGTTGACCAGCGGATTGCAGACCGCGTGCAGCTCGGCCTCCGCCAGCAGTGGCAGCAGCTTGGTGACATAGTAATTGTCCATGGAGTGCATGGAGGTCAGGTGCGAGCCGGTGACCCGTCCGTGCAGTCCGCAGCGGCAGGTTTCCGCGGCCAGGGTCTCGATATGCCGGGACAGGGGATCATCCGATTCGTCGCAGTGCATGTCGACCTGCAGGCCGCGCTGGGCGGCCAGTTCGCAAAGCTGACGAATGGACTCAGCGCCCTCGGCCATGGTCCGTTCGAAATGGGGAATCCCGCCGATCACATCGACCCCCAGGTCCAGTGCACGCTTGAGCTGGGCCGTGGCCTTGGGATCGCGCAGATAGCCGTCCTGGGGAAAGGCCACCAGCTGCAGGTCGACATAGGGTTTCATCTGTTCCCTGACCTCAAGGAGAACCTGGACCGCCATCAGCTCTGGGTCGCAGACATCGACATGGGTGCGTATGGCCAGGGTGCCGCGGGCGATGGACCAGGAGAGCAGCTTGAGGGCGCGTTCCTTGAGTTTGTCGGCGCTCTGCAAGGGTTTTAGATCGCTCCACAGGGCAATCCCTTCGAGCAGAGTACCGCTTTCGTTGCGACGCGGTTGCCCGTGCAGGCAAAGGGTGGCATCCATATGAAAATGGACATCGACAAACGGAGGACTGACCAGCCGCCCGCGGGCATCGATTTCCCGCTGTGCGGTGGCGGCGATAGTCGGTGCGATGCTGGCGATACGACCGGCCTGACAGGCG
This genomic window from Pelobacter seleniigenes DSM 18267 contains:
- a CDS encoding selenium metabolism-associated LysR family transcriptional regulator, producing MTLRQLELLIAVAETASFSRGAELMTLTQSTVSQHIAALERELNTRLLDRTSKGIYLTAGGEVFLQHARRVLAELDVLKQAMAGFHGLENAHLTIGASNIPANYLVPRLLPLLNQQYPGITVNMKIGDSRDMLSELHNGKIELAIVGARFDEENFSYQPILKDRLTLIVGPDHPLRDKQKISIKELVRQPLILREDGSGTYQTLLKAFAGAGIDASSLHVVARLGSNEAVRQAVSAGFGCAFVSDLSVRSNLQHGELFKVDVRDLVIERNIWLVRLLERTPSPASLAVSELLLQMTGALGTPQAAVN
- a CDS encoding MFS transporter; its protein translation is MSTSDKSWQRPEVLLYVMAFAVPLSFAAWQALLNNFAVEQAAFTGREIGILQSLREIPGFLAFAVVYVLLLLSEQRLALLALGLLGIGTALTGFFPSVIGLYLTTLVMSTGYHYYETMQTSLTQQWIPKAQAAETFGRIIAVSSLAGILAFALIWAGSNLLRIDYLWLYLLFGGVTLLFALVAGVLFPRFPQHTVQHKKMVVRSRYSLYYALVFMSGARRQIFTVFAGFLMVEKFSYSVSDISLLFLFNGILNVLFARRIGRMIARFGERNTLIFEYSGLILVFCGYALVKSAWLAAALYVVDHLFFALAISIKTYFQKIAAAEDISATAGVSFTINHIAAVGIPALFGLIWLTSPALVFYIGAGMSLVSLLLSLLVPRHPQPGQETRLQKPAASVAPEPGRLPV
- a CDS encoding cytosine deaminase, whose translation is MFDLIVRQANLVGHNQPCDIACQAGRIASIAPTIAATAQREIDARGRLVSPPFVDVHFHMDATLCLHGQPRRNESGTLLEGIALWSDLKPLQSADKLKERALKLLSWSIARGTLAIRTHVDVCDPELMAVQVLLEVREQMKPYVDLQLVAFPQDGYLRDPKATAQLKRALDLGVDVIGGIPHFERTMAEGAESIRQLCELAAQRGLQVDMHCDESDDPLSRHIETLAAETCRCGLHGRVTGSHLTSMHSMDNYYVTKLLPLLAEAELHAVCNPLVNMVLQGRQDTYPKRRGLTRVKELLAQGINVCLGHDDVVDPWYPLGSHDMLEVAHMGIHALHMSGIAEMNELFAAVTSRPAQTMGLNGYGIKEGNSADMVVLQGRDPIEAIRLRGPRLAVIRRGEVIAEAAPAVSSVHLGEQTQQVDFSLP